The nucleotide sequence AAAGTAGATACTGATAAACTGAAAGCACTAGGTGCAGCTGGCGTATTCGTTAAAGGCGATAACTTCCAGGCAGTATTCGGTACTCACTCTGAAATCATTAAAGGCCAGATGGAAGCACTAGCTTAATCCAAAGCCTATAAAAAACTGATAGTTACAGATACTCAAACCGGGCTGAAAAGCCCGGTTTTTTTATGCTCTTCATTTCTGGGTTAAAACAATGAACTGAGGGTCAGTTATGTTACAAGTCTTCTTAACTCATGCCTTTGTACTGAAAATTACTGTAACTTTTAGTACAGTAACTTTCAGTACAATAATTTCATTTAAGTGCAATCTTTAATGTAGGCAGTCCACCCGGCCAACCAACATTTTTTAAAAAATCTGCACACATTTTCAGCAAACAGTTAAATTAGGGGTTTACAAGTTTTTCATACCCTTATATTATGCCTCGCACACGGAGAGATGGCTGAGTGGTTGAAAGCACCGGTCTTGAAAACCGGCATACGTTAATAGCGTATCTAGGGTTCAAATCCCTATCTCTCCGCCACATTAAGAAGCCCGCTGAGAAATCAGCGGGCTTTTTCGTTTCTGCTTTTCTGTCTTTATTTCTGTCTAATTGCTGCTAGCTAAACAATGTACTGTTGTTTAGTTGTGTTTAGTTCCATTTATAATTGGCAGGACCACGTTACCTTAACATCGAAATTTCTTATTTTTAAAACATCACGCTTACTCTCCACTTACTAATCTATTAAGTGCACATCAACTATTTTTATATTGGAGTTAATAGTTTATGCATTCCTGATAACAACAATGGAGTTAAGCATGAAAACAATGTCTAAAGTTGGAAGCACTACTGCGCTGGCACTAACTCTTCTATCTGCAAACGTGTCCGCTGAAGAACAGTATCCTCTACCGGACGGGTACAATGATATTTACTTCGGTCTAACAAGTACTTTCGTAACTGTAGATTTCAAAGGCAGCTATTATGATGCAAGTGAAGACGATACGCTGTCAGGGAAAAAAGATATTCATGGCAATACACTACTCGGTGTTTTAGTCGGCTATCAATTTAACCCTTGGATGGCTGTAGAGGGAAGGGGCTACCGAAGCGTTGCTAATGGCAAGTGGTACGGTTTTCCAATAGATGTAACCGAATACTATGGCGTTTTTGGTCGAGCTATTTTGCCAGTATGCAAATATTTTAGCACATATGGCTTGGTAGGCTATGGTACCGGAACTATGGAAGGGTTTGGAGCCTCCGATACCGAAAATGACCTCGCTTATGGGTTAGGAGTAGAGTTTAATAAAGGAGGTCGAACCAGACTACAAGTAGAATGGGTTATGTACCATGACGAAAAGTACACGGTTAATTATTCTAATGGTGATATAGCTACTCTTGATGCAGAATTAAGCTCCATCAACGCCAACTTAGTTTGGAGTTTCTGATATATCGTTGCTGGGGTGGCTCTCCAGCAACAAACTTCTACTTTTTCAACTTCATCCTTTATCTACCGTCAAAATTGGCTTGTTCGCTCCCGGCTCGATTTTTTCAATACCTTCTCTCAATAGCTGCAATTCCTGCTTATAGCTCGCTTCTGAGAACCTAACTCCCCCTCCTTTCCCGCCCACGTAAACACCCGGTCAATTTTCTGCAAAATCACACCATATGCAGCCAATTTCATTTTTACTGCCATTAGAATGCGCACTAAACAATCCGAGCAATGAGTTACGAGGATACAATGAAAACACAGATCCCTCTTTATTGCGCGTCCGTTGCGGCGAGCATATGCACGACTTCTGCCTTTGCAAAAGAGGCGGAACTGCAGGATATGTCTGATCCTCTGGCGGTTTATACACAAGGCGGTGTAGGTATTACCGATAAAGGGTTTAATATCAAAATAGGTCAAAGCTACGATACCGGCAGTGCGTCAACTATGGCGATGAATGTTATTGAGATAAAAGGTATCGCTGGTGAAACCCTGGGGGTTCGTGATGACGATGAGGCAAAATATCAAAGCGTTGATGATTCTATTGACTCATTCAGGTTGCGTAATTTTAAAGTCGATTTAAATGATGGGCGTGGCAGCCAGTTAGATATTAGCTACAACAAAGACAAGGATACATTTACCGGCTCTTACAGCCTGATTCAGGCACTTCCCAGAATGGGGCCATTAAACTTCTATCCGCTTGCCGGAGTTGGTTTAGATGTGATGAACTCAGAGTCTTCCGCGTACCAGGGCCCGGATGCCGGTTCCGGTTATACGTTCCCCGGAACCTTTGCTGTGGTCGGTGTTTATTCAAAGCTAAAAGTCACAGATAAAATCTGGCTGAACTATAACCCTATGTATATGGTAACCCTCTCCGGAGCAACCTGGTATAAAGACGGAATTTATGCTGGTGACAGAGACATACTTGCCCACGAATTTGCAGCCTCTTATCAGATAAGCCCTCGCAGCAATATCCGCTACTTTGCGAACTGGAGCGACAAGGTAAACTTTGGCAGTGGTGATCACCGAATCGA is from Vibrio sp. JC009 and encodes:
- a CDS encoding outer membrane beta-barrel protein, translated to MKTMSKVGSTTALALTLLSANVSAEEQYPLPDGYNDIYFGLTSTFVTVDFKGSYYDASEDDTLSGKKDIHGNTLLGVLVGYQFNPWMAVEGRGYRSVANGKWYGFPIDVTEYYGVFGRAILPVCKYFSTYGLVGYGTGTMEGFGASDTENDLAYGLGVEFNKGGRTRLQVEWVMYHDEKYTVNYSNGDIATLDAELSSINANLVWSF